In the Helicobacter cetorum MIT 99-5656 genome, TGTGAATTATTTTTAAAAAAGGATTAAAATGCCTCATTCTAAGAAAAAAGCAAAAATTTATAGAGTGGATAATTTTAAAGACATTCAAGAAATAATGATGGATAAATCCCCATCTTTACTTGATTATATGCATAAGTATAAAAATAGTGAATATGTTCTTTATTACAAAATGTTAAGCCATTCAGATTTGCCTACTTTTGCTAAGGCAGTGAGTAAAAACCATTTGGATAAAAATTTACTTTATTATTTAAGCACAGAACAAATGCAAAGTATAGAAAAAAAAGAAGAAAGGAATTTTGAAGTCGCTAAGCAATCCAATATTAGCTTATCCAAACGATTTTGGAAAGATCTAAATATGGCAGACCCTAGAGTTAGCATAAAAGATAGCTCTATTTCAAAAAATATTAACGATTACGCTAAGGTGTATTTGGTTAATAATACTTTAAAAGATTTTAATTATAAGCTTACTTTAGAAATTTTTAAAAAACTAAATAAAATTTTTGATTCTAAGAAATTCAACGCTAATACTATGGAAATTAAAATCCTTAATCATCAAGCTTTTACCCCACTAGAACTCCATCAAGCTGTGCATGGAATAGGGACTTCAAAGGATAGAGAGTTTGTTAAATTAAGACATAATATGTTTAGAAACGATTTGTTGTATTTTTTAATAGAAAAAACTAATAGTGATAAGAATTTATTTATCATGCCTTTTAGAAACCCATTATTTTTTAGTCTTTTGGGCATCACCAATTCTAGTTATCAAGCCTATATGGATAAAAGACTTAAAATAGAAAATAATCAAGCCGTTAAAAATGCTACTTTTTTTGAAAAAGAGAGTATGCAACGCCAACACCAAAACAAATGGCGAAAAAATTTGGCTTTAGAAATGATGAATTATGCCACAACAGATAGGGCTGTAGTTTGTCCTTTAACTTGGATTGAAGCAGATTTTGATGACATAGGGACTTTATTTAAAGCCTCGCACATTAAAGGCTATAGCGAGTGTAAAGAAAATGAAAAATACGATATCAATAATGGCTTATTGCTCGTGGCTAATGCAGACGCTTTATTTGATAAGCATTTAATCACCATTGATGAGAATAAGCAATTAAAATTTTCTTATCTCTTAAATAACAACCACCAACTTAAATCAAAACTGCATTTGAATAATGATATTTTGAAAGAGATATTAAATGAAAATAGAATGGCGTATTTAAAACACCATAGAGCTGTTTTTGAGAAAGAAGAGCAAAAAAGAAAGACTAAGAAAAGTGATTTTAATTTAACAATGTTTTTTTGATAATAAAACTAAAACATTAAATCAATGGTTTGTTTAAGCAGAGCCTTTTTTTTTGAAAAAGAGCTTAAAAAGGCTTTATTTTAGAGCAAATTCTTAACCGCATTAGTTTGTGCTTTTAATCGTAAAGTAGCAACTAAAATACAAGCAGGTATGGTTACCC is a window encoding:
- a CDS encoding HNH endonuclease signature motif containing protein; translated protein: MPHSKKKAKIYRVDNFKDIQEIMMDKSPSLLDYMHKYKNSEYVLYYKMLSHSDLPTFAKAVSKNHLDKNLLYYLSTEQMQSIEKKEERNFEVAKQSNISLSKRFWKDLNMADPRVSIKDSSISKNINDYAKVYLVNNTLKDFNYKLTLEIFKKLNKIFDSKKFNANTMEIKILNHQAFTPLELHQAVHGIGTSKDREFVKLRHNMFRNDLLYFLIEKTNSDKNLFIMPFRNPLFFSLLGITNSSYQAYMDKRLKIENNQAVKNATFFEKESMQRQHQNKWRKNLALEMMNYATTDRAVVCPLTWIEADFDDIGTLFKASHIKGYSECKENEKYDINNGLLLVANADALFDKHLITIDENKQLKFSYLLNNNHQLKSKLHLNNDILKEILNENRMAYLKHHRAVFEKEEQKRKTKKSDFNLTMFF